tgctattaacgtctgagcttcgttctaagttgttcttataactATGCGaaggatcgatagttagggaacattcttaaggattttatatgtgaggaatcgatataaatgatttttatacgggcatcaatttcaattaaagaacttaatattgacatgctaatcaaaatacatgagagtgagagagagtaaacctaatccctatttttccaattgaagcaactaattctttgttcgttttcttattgatcaatgccaacacaatcacttctaaaatctttttattgttatattgttatatttagcgaatattgtacttgataatttactgttccttgtgggatcgatatccgtccttagggacaattattacttcttacaaacgcggtgcactttcCGTAAAATGTCATCACATTGTGGTCTAACTGTTTCATTGGCATTCTCATCTCCATCGCTGCTCCGCCACCGCTTCCGCTGCCACCGTCGTTGCTGGCGCACTCCTCCCACTTTTCACCACCAATGTTGGTTCACACACAATCTGTTataaaatttttgaatttttctttaatattttgaatttattttcttatgtattataatttgtatattatttataaataatttgtatattGTGAGTTAcatttaaacatatttattgttatttttatttaatgaaacaTATACAAGTGTAGCTAAAAGAAATAGTCGCACTTGTAAATgatatttataaatgcggctacatagccgcatttgtatctcTTCGATTTACAAGTGCGTGCTGATAAATACGACTGTATAGCAGcatttatatattcaaaatagCTGTAATAGTTCTCTTTAGTGCCTTTGTCCAAAATGTTTTTGGaagttaaatcaaaattaaacatttttctaGTTATTTCTTTTAATGACTTATTTTTCCTCTTAACTACGCTGTTTTATTGTATTTTCCGTGGAGTTAAAAAACTCTGATAATACGAGTTTCATTACAAAATTGTTAAAAAGTGTTCATTTACAAAATCTACCCATACTCACTTCAAATAAAtagataagtttttttttttaatttttaaattcttttaccgaatttataaaatacattGAAGGTTTGATCATTGTGGGTGAGAATCTAACCCATAGAGGATGTCCAATTAAGTCTTAGTTTGAATAACAAGTTAATGAAGATTGATGGAAGGGTGATGAAATAGAAGGAAACCCTGGGAAGAGGCAAAGcaaataaaaggaaaaggagCATAGGAGTGAGAAAAAGGTTAGGGAAAATGGAAGACGTGATAACAGAAGCAGCAGCGCCTTCAAGGTTCTTGGAAGAAGACCTAAACATCTTCACAGCTCCATCCTCACCCCTCCCTTCACCCTTCCTCATCTTCCCATACACCCAACAACCCCAACCCCTCAACCCCTCCCTACTCATCGTCGCCCTCTCCCCTTCCTCCCTCGCCCTCTTCCACCGCCTCCGCACCGCCTCCCCCGCCGCCTCACTCATCCTCCCCGAACTCTCCCTCTCCCACCCCGACAACGCCGCCCGCATCCTCCCCCTTTCTCCCTCTGTCCTCCTCGCTGCCCTCCCCTTCTCTGTCCCCGCTCCCCGCGCCTACGCCGTCGCCAAGGCCCTCCTCGCCGGCCGCATCCGCCCCGACTCCGTCCTCGTCCTCGACTCCCTCGCGCCCCCCAACTTCCGCGGCAAGCCCTCCCCCGATGAGGCTGTGGCGTTCAAGCTGGACACTGCAGCTGAGAGAAAGAGAAGCGGCGAGGAGCAGCTCTTGCCAGATTTGGAGTACTACCCTTCCGGAAGCGTTGTTGACGGGCTGGGCGCTGCGATTCTCGCACGGTGCCAGGTGATGAACGTCAGAGCGAGTTTGTGTGTTTCGTGGCCTCAGTTCGACGCCTCTGTGGTGTCGTTGATTAAGGGTTTGCTTCATCGCCGCTTGTTGAAGGGATTTGATTTTGATTTGAGTGATGAAGAGGTTTTGAAATTTGGGAGGCGTAAGGGTAGGGTTTTGCTTTCTGAGTTGTATA
The sequence above is a segment of the Phaseolus vulgaris cultivar G19833 chromosome 2, P. vulgaris v2.0, whole genome shotgun sequence genome. Coding sequences within it:
- the LOC137810724 gene encoding uncharacterized protein — encoded protein: MEDVITEAAAPSRFLEEDLNIFTAPSSPLPSPFLIFPYTQQPQPLNPSLLIVALSPSSLALFHRLRTASPAASLILPELSLSHPDNAARILPLSPSVLLAALPFSVPAPRAYAVAKALLAGRIRPDSVLVLDSLAPPNFRGKPSPDEAVAFKLDTAAERKRSGEEQLLPDLEYYPSGSVVDGLGAAILARCQVMNVRASLCVSWPQFDASVVSLIKGLLHRRLLKGFDFDLSDEEVLKFGRRKGRVLLSELYI